The following proteins come from a genomic window of Finegoldia magna ATCC 29328:
- a CDS encoding ABC transporter ATP-binding protein yields MNLELKHVNKSFGDNKVLTDISFKVESGRAFGFLGRNGAGKTTTMRIITDVLSADSGQVLINGSPINYNEVNIGYLPEERGLYSNEKVFTQLYYFARLKGTDRRSALQNVRYWLDRFDLAKYKNRKLSTLSKGLRQKVQIISALLNDPDILVLDEPFSGLDPINAHELKLAVGEFIQNQKIVIFSSHLMSYVEEFCRDVCVIEEGRIILNGDLNEIKTSMAEKKMLLNANNMGIWELKELLESENLIYPDAVVREFKLLVRLTENVTKEDILEFMMLNQIDINCFSQYEPSLQDVFVSKVGVRE; encoded by the coding sequence GATAACAAAGTTTTAACCGATATTTCATTTAAAGTTGAAAGCGGACGTGCTTTTGGGTTTTTGGGTAGAAATGGAGCCGGCAAAACTACAACTATGAGAATCATTACAGATGTTTTGAGTGCTGATAGTGGGCAAGTTTTGATTAACGGCTCTCCCATTAACTACAATGAAGTAAATATCGGATATCTTCCAGAAGAAAGAGGATTGTATTCCAACGAAAAAGTGTTCACCCAATTGTATTATTTTGCAAGGCTTAAAGGAACAGACAGAAGAAGTGCTCTTCAAAATGTAAGATATTGGTTGGATAGGTTTGATTTGGCAAAATACAAGAACAGAAAATTATCCACTTTATCAAAAGGATTGAGACAAAAGGTCCAAATTATTTCGGCTCTGTTAAATGACCCAGATATTTTGGTTCTTGATGAGCCGTTTTCTGGACTTGATCCAATCAATGCCCATGAACTAAAATTGGCTGTTGGAGAATTTATACAAAACCAAAAAATTGTTATATTTTCCAGCCATTTGATGAGTTATGTAGAAGAATTCTGCAGAGATGTTTGTGTTATTGAAGAAGGTAGAATTATTTTGAATGGCGATTTGAATGAAATCAAAACTTCCATGGCTGAGAAGAAAATGCTACTTAATGCAAATAACATGGGAATTTGGGAATTAAAAGAATTATTAGAATCAGAAAACTTGATTTATCCAGATGCTGTTGTCAGAGAGTTCAAACTTTTGGTTAGACTTACTGAGAATGTAACGAAAGAAGACATATTGGAATTTATGATGCTTAATCAAATCGACATCAATTGTTTTAGTCAATATGAACCAAGTCTTCAAGATGTTTTCGTGTCAAAGGTTGGTGTTAGAGAATAA
- the selB gene encoding selenocysteine-specific translation elongation factor gives MDFIIGTSGHIDHGKTTLIKALTGNSTDRLPEEKKRGISIDLGFSYFDLPSGQRAGIIDVPGHEKFVKNMMTGTFGMDMILLCIDCKEGVMPQTVEHLDILRFLNKTEGIVVLTKRDLATDEETEKTVEQVKELVKGTFLENCPICEVDSISKRGIDNLIQMIDSESKKLKQKHAERDYRMNIDRKFNVKGIGTVVTGTLLDGDIHKGESFIYPIEKDINIKNIQVHNKNVNVAHPSQRVALNINLNLDEIDRGFVIAKKNSLKAFNMIDVRLTLLESASPLNHWDRVRLFHGTKEIFGRVVPLDKQVIQPGTQALVQIRLEEKIYAKTSDPFILRQFSPQVTIGGGIIIDGSVRKHKLFDEEIIENLKIKEEGKIKDIILNYLQDEIFPTKIDDLVFYSSESKDKVLKELDGLKQEDKVVIRNDKVLEKEAYLKLLGKLKMFVISFHKTNPLLPGINKEELLKKLQLDDDRPFFNYMIKDLIDQEVLIEESGIVSSTGHKVKLSDEDEKIRKKMLQDICQNQFDKLLKIDNVVHNQKDKTILGILLQKDVVILRDNFLISKKCYDKFIKTVDDHFNKNKTLNVKELKDMLNISRKSAITLLETLDIKGYTKRIENDRVKVKDFK, from the coding sequence ATGGATTTTATTATAGGTACATCTGGCCATATTGATCATGGAAAAACTACATTAATAAAAGCTTTAACCGGAAATAGCACTGATAGACTACCGGAAGAAAAAAAGAGAGGAATTTCTATCGATTTAGGTTTTAGCTATTTTGATCTTCCAAGTGGTCAACGAGCTGGAATAATTGACGTGCCAGGTCACGAAAAGTTTGTAAAAAATATGATGACTGGTACTTTTGGTATGGATATGATTCTTTTATGTATCGACTGTAAAGAAGGCGTTATGCCTCAAACAGTTGAGCATTTGGATATACTTAGGTTTTTGAATAAAACTGAAGGAATTGTCGTGTTAACCAAAAGGGACTTGGCAACTGATGAAGAAACAGAAAAAACAGTCGAACAAGTTAAAGAATTAGTCAAAGGAACTTTCCTTGAAAATTGTCCTATTTGCGAAGTAGATTCTATTTCAAAAAGAGGAATAGATAATTTAATTCAAATGATAGATTCTGAATCTAAAAAATTAAAGCAAAAGCATGCCGAGAGAGATTACAGAATGAATATCGACAGAAAATTTAACGTAAAAGGAATTGGAACGGTTGTTACAGGAACTTTATTGGATGGAGATATCCACAAGGGAGAATCTTTTATTTATCCAATAGAAAAAGATATCAACATTAAAAATATTCAAGTTCACAATAAAAATGTAAATGTCGCTCACCCATCACAAAGGGTTGCTTTGAATATAAATCTAAATTTGGATGAAATTGACAGAGGTTTTGTAATCGCGAAGAAAAACTCACTAAAAGCTTTCAATATGATAGATGTTAGACTTACACTATTAGAAAGTGCTTCTCCTTTAAATCACTGGGACAGAGTTAGGTTATTCCACGGTACGAAAGAAATATTCGGAAGAGTTGTTCCTCTTGATAAGCAAGTGATTCAACCGGGAACTCAAGCTCTTGTTCAGATCAGACTTGAAGAAAAAATTTATGCAAAAACATCCGATCCATTTATTTTGAGACAATTTTCACCACAAGTTACAATCGGTGGTGGTATTATAATTGATGGTTCTGTAAGAAAACATAAATTATTTGATGAAGAAATTATCGAAAATCTTAAAATAAAAGAAGAAGGAAAAATCAAAGATATTATTTTAAATTATCTACAAGATGAGATTTTCCCTACTAAAATCGATGATTTGGTATTCTACTCTTCTGAATCAAAAGACAAAGTTTTAAAGGAATTGGACGGATTAAAACAAGAAGATAAAGTTGTAATTAGAAACGACAAAGTCTTGGAAAAAGAAGCTTACCTAAAATTATTAGGAAAATTAAAAATGTTTGTAATTTCATTCCACAAAACAAATCCTTTATTGCCTGGAATTAATAAAGAAGAACTTCTCAAAAAATTACAACTAGATGATGACAGACCTTTCTTTAATTACATGATTAAAGATTTAATCGACCAAGAAGTTTTAATTGAAGAAAGTGGTATAGTTTCCTCTACAGGTCACAAAGTTAAATTAAGTGATGAAGACGAAAAAATCAGAAAAAAAATGCTTCAAGATATTTGCCAAAATCAATTCGACAAATTATTAAAGATAGACAATGTTGTCCACAACCAAAAAGACAAGACGATTTTGGGAATTTTATTACAAAAAGATGTAGTAATTTTAAGAGATAACTTTTTGATTTCCAAGAAATGCTATGACAAATTTATTAAAACTGTCGATGATCACTTCAATAAGAACAAAACTTTGAATGTAAAAGAACTCAAGGACATGCTCAATATCTCCAGAAAAAGTGCAATCACACTTTTGGAAACACTAGATATCAAAGGGTATACTAAGAGGATCGAAAACGACAGAGTTAAAGTAAAAGATTTTAAATAA
- a CDS encoding ABC transporter permease: MKKFSRVFNFEFNSIIRHNSYLIATLVITVLVFALSFLPRFMPSIFNNTNRGANKNATVDINALTFKNTCIYSSNSEIDVEYLKTIMGLESKDVLTSESDVKKAVESGEYNIGFVVETPTKFNSYIKNKEFMDDHSERFTRALEKYNYDKSLINNGVDPGIIEKNSKAKIDFTEKVLNKDRSHSFVFSIVFVILFDLMILFYGSVMSNNISREKKDKTIEVLLSSAKPSVFVFGKLLSSAVLGLIQYFIFIFAGIIGIFFNKNYYPEGIWTFFTNTLSLKFLLTILLFVVFGFVLYLILFQILGLAVKRAEEVNFLIVPIFLVLVGLFIVIINSLGKDSDILIKILSFVPFSSATLMPVRFLLNDVKLLEIGISFGLMLIVIVLLLIRAIKMYRKSAMENID; encoded by the coding sequence ATGAAAAAATTCAGCAGAGTATTTAATTTTGAATTTAATTCCATAATAAGACACAATTCGTATTTGATAGCGACATTGGTGATTACAGTATTGGTATTTGCTTTGTCATTCTTGCCAAGGTTTATGCCATCTATTTTCAATAACACCAATAGAGGTGCAAACAAAAATGCAACTGTAGATATCAATGCACTTACATTTAAAAACACTTGCATTTATTCATCTAACAGTGAAATTGATGTTGAATATTTGAAGACTATAATGGGACTTGAAAGTAAAGATGTGCTTACATCTGAATCTGATGTAAAAAAAGCCGTAGAAAGTGGTGAATACAATATCGGATTTGTAGTAGAAACTCCAACAAAGTTCAATTCTTATATCAAAAATAAAGAATTTATGGACGATCATTCCGAAAGATTCACGAGAGCTTTGGAAAAGTACAATTACGACAAAAGTTTAATTAACAATGGAGTAGACCCTGGAATAATTGAGAAAAATTCTAAAGCAAAGATAGATTTTACAGAAAAAGTTTTGAACAAAGACAGGTCACATTCATTTGTATTTTCAATAGTTTTTGTTATACTTTTCGATTTAATGATATTGTTCTACGGTAGTGTTATGAGTAACAATATTTCTAGAGAAAAAAAGGACAAGACTATTGAGGTGCTTTTATCATCTGCAAAACCAAGTGTATTTGTGTTTGGTAAGCTTTTGAGTTCAGCAGTTTTGGGATTAATCCAATATTTCATATTTATTTTTGCGGGAATAATTGGAATATTTTTCAACAAAAACTACTATCCAGAAGGAATATGGACATTTTTCACCAATACTTTGAGTCTCAAATTCTTGTTGACGATACTTTTGTTTGTAGTGTTTGGGTTTGTCTTGTATTTGATTTTGTTCCAAATTCTAGGACTTGCTGTCAAGAGAGCGGAAGAAGTTAATTTTCTAATAGTTCCAATATTCTTGGTATTAGTTGGTTTATTTATCGTGATAATCAATTCGTTAGGAAAAGACAGCGATATTTTGATTAAAATATTATCTTTTGTTCCATTTTCATCAGCAACCTTGATGCCCGTTAGATTTTTATTGAATGATGTGAAACTATTGGAAATAGGAATATCATTCGGATTGATGCTTATTGTCATAGTTTTATTGTTGATAAGAGCTATAAAAATGTATCGTAAGAGCGCTATGGAAAATATTGATTAA
- the metK gene encoding methionine adenosyltransferase — translation MKNIFLTSESVTEGHPDKVCDQISDAILDAIIKEDKDARVACETCSTTGLVMVMGEITTTSYVDIRSIVRKTLAEIGYDNADYGIDARTCAIITSLEEQSKDIAQGVDESEEYKDNKSDEYDRYGAGDQGMVFGYATNETESGLPLPLELSHKLARRLATVRKEKILNYLRPDGKTQVTVEYENDAPKRIEAIVVSTQHDPDVDYEQLKEDIKREVILKIVDESMIDENTKFFINPTGKFVIGGPMGDAGLTGRKIIVDTYGGFCNHGGGAFSGKDPTKTDRSAAYFARYIAKNVVAAGLCDKCEVGFSYAIGVAKPISMFINTFGTNKIEEEKIIQAINENFDARPKAIIDKLDLQRPIYREVASYGHFGRNDLDLSWEKCDKAEALKKYL, via the coding sequence ATGAAAAACATATTTTTAACATCTGAATCAGTTACTGAAGGTCACCCAGACAAAGTTTGTGACCAAATTTCTGATGCAATATTAGATGCTATTATTAAAGAAGACAAAGATGCAAGAGTTGCTTGCGAAACTTGTTCTACAACTGGACTTGTTATGGTAATGGGAGAGATTACTACTACAAGTTATGTAGACATCAGATCAATCGTTAGAAAAACATTGGCTGAAATTGGATATGATAATGCTGATTATGGTATTGATGCAAGAACATGCGCAATCATAACTTCATTAGAAGAACAATCAAAAGACATCGCACAAGGTGTTGATGAATCTGAAGAATACAAGGACAATAAATCTGACGAATACGACAGATATGGTGCAGGTGACCAAGGAATGGTATTTGGTTATGCAACTAATGAAACAGAATCAGGATTGCCATTACCATTGGAATTATCACACAAATTAGCAAGAAGACTTGCAACTGTTAGAAAAGAAAAAATCTTGAATTATTTGAGACCAGATGGGAAAACTCAAGTAACTGTTGAATATGAAAACGACGCTCCAAAAAGAATTGAAGCTATCGTAGTTTCAACACAACACGACCCAGATGTTGATTACGAACAATTAAAAGAAGATATTAAGAGAGAAGTTATCTTGAAAATCGTTGATGAGTCAATGATCGACGAAAATACAAAATTCTTCATCAACCCAACAGGAAAATTCGTAATCGGTGGACCAATGGGAGATGCTGGACTTACAGGAAGAAAAATCATCGTAGATACTTATGGTGGATTCTGTAATCACGGTGGTGGAGCATTCAGTGGGAAAGACCCTACAAAAACTGACAGATCAGCAGCATATTTTGCAAGATATATCGCAAAAAATGTCGTAGCAGCTGGACTTTGCGACAAATGTGAGGTAGGTTTCTCTTATGCAATTGGAGTTGCAAAACCAATCAGTATGTTCATCAACACATTTGGAACAAATAAAATAGAAGAAGAAAAAATTATTCAAGCAATAAATGAAAACTTTGATGCAAGACCAAAAGCAATCATCGACAAATTGGATTTACAAAGACCAATCTACAGAGAAGTGGCAAGCTACGGACATTTCGGACGTAATGATTTGGATTTGTCATGGGAAAAATGTGACAAAGCAGAAGCTTTGAAAAAATATTTATAA